Genomic window (Actinomycetota bacterium):
GGAGCCGGGGTTGGCCTGTCGGCTCTCCCGATCCTGATCTTGCAGGGCGGAATCGCGGCGGGAGCCGGAGCCATCGAGCCGATCATCACTCCCGCTGTCATAGACGCCATTCGCGCTTCCGGAGGCGCGTTGATCTTCGCGATCGGGCTGGACCTTTCGGGAGTCAAAAGGTTTCCGGTAGGCAACATGCTTCCCGCGATATTTATCGCCGCTTTTCTCGCAGGCTGGCTGGGGTGAGCGCCGAGAACCACATTCCCGACGACATTGTCGGCGGCGAGGCGTCGTCCACGGAGGAGTCCGTCCGGCTGGAGATCCCAAAGTTCAACTGGGGGGCATTTTTCATCCCTCCGATATGGGGCATAGTGAATCGGCAGTGGTGGGGTGTGCTGTTCCTTCCGGCGTGGGTGTTCGTCGACAACATGCTGCGAAGCGAGAGTACGCTGGGTGCGTGGACCACTGTGGCGGGTGGCGGCATGGCGGTTGCGACACTGGCGCTGCAGACGGTATACGCCCGGCTTGCCGATTCTCTGGCGCTGCGCCGTGTGCAAACGATCGCCGAGTACGACAGATACATGCGCTACCGGCGCGTCTGGGCTGTTGCCGGCTTCCTGGTCGTCGTCGGGATGGGCGTCTGGATCACCCTCTTTATTTTGAGCGGCGCACCTTCGCAGTGACCTGATAGGCGCTCGGGCAGACGTCTGAAAGAAAGCAGACCTCACAAGCCGGTTTCTTGGCCGTGCAGACAGCTCGGCCGTGGCAGATCAGATCGTAGTTGACGCGGTACCACTTTTTCGGCCCAAGGACGTCCATCAGGTCGCGCTCCACCTTGTCGGGCGTTTTTTCGGTAGACAGGCCGAGTCTGTGCGCAAGGCGAAACACATGAGTGTCTACGGCTATGCCCACTACCTTGCCAAAAGCGGCGCCAAGTACGATGTTCGCCGTCTTTCGCGCCACGCCCGGCAGCTGGATGAGCTCCTCCATAGCGTCTGGTACCTGGCCGTCGAAATCAGTCGTGATCATCCGCGCAGTCGCGATTATGTTGCGCGCCTTCTGCCGAAAGAATCCCAGGGAGTGCACCAGCTTTTCGACGTTGGCCTGCTCTGCGTCGGCCAAAGCCGCCGGCGTCGGGTAAGCGGCGAACAACTCCGGTGTTGCCCGGTTGACGGCTTCATCGGTGGTTTGCGCCGATAGAATGACCGCAAGCAGAAGCTCAAAGGAATTTCGATAGTGCAGAGCGGGCCGAGGGTCGCCATAAGCCTGCGCCAGTCGCTCGGCGTAGATGGCGGCAAGGGCTCGGCGTTTCTCGGCGGGCAATGCTATCGCCGACTCTGGATTCATGGGCTTTCCGTCTCTTTCTGAAGGCCGGATCGATCCACGCAAAGGATATCAGTTTGGTTCTCTTGACGCTCCGGTTACCGGCGGCTACCCTACATGAGCCCGCGACGGCCCGCGAGGAGAACGCGATAGATGGCCCTCATCGACCAACTGCTACCTTCTTTGAGATCGTGCGCCGAGTTTTCGGCGGTTAAAAGAGTTGCCGAGCAAGGCGCTGATGTCACGCTCATGGCGCCCGGCCTCATTCGTCCGCTGCTTGCATCGGCGCTGTTCACGCTACGCCCGCGGCCTCTGCTGTGTATAGTGCCCGGCGAGGAAGGCGCGAGGCGCTTCACGCATCAGCTCGCGGCGTTTCTCGGCCCGCAGAGCGTCCTTCGCTTTCCCGAGTTCGGAGTTGCGCCCGGAAGCACCGAATCGCCAGAGTGGCAACTCGCCGGCAACAGGGCAAGCGCTCTCTACTCGCTCATGGAGGGTCGCCCGAATATCGTCGTGGCAAGTGCGCGTTCGCTGCTCAAAAGGCTTCCGTCGCCAGAGTCGCGCCTATTCGATCCGCTGGTGCTTGCGGCTGGAGCGCCGCTAGACCTGAAGGAGGTGGCGCGCAGGCTTCAGCGCATGGGATACACCAGAGCTGAAATCGCGTCGGAACGAGGCTTTTTTGCGATCAGGGGAGGCATCCTCGATGTGTTCCCCGGCGATATTTCGCATCCCGTGCGTGCCGAGCTTTACGGCGATGAGATCGAGACGCTTCGAAAGTATGTGCCGTCCACAGGTCAGAGCATCGGGGATATCGAAGCCCTCGAGATCTTCAGGTGCGGCGAGGTCGCTCAGATAGGTCTGGCCGAGAGTCTTACCGGGCTTACCAGCTACCTTTCGCCCGAAGCGGCGGTTGTTCTGGTCGAGCCGGCCTCACTCTTTATCGACGCCGCAAAGAGATACGACGAGCTCTCCTCGGCGGCCATCTCGAAAACGTCTGTGGAGGAGCGATTCATCTCCCCCGGAGAGCTAGATTTCGGCTCCTTTCCGAGGATGACGATGCTTTCGCTGCTGGCTGGTGAAGGGTCGGTGGACGCGAAGTTTTCCGCCAGGCGGCCGGAGGCGCTCGACACCCAGGAGCGCTTTGTGACCGGCATGCGCTCTCTTGCCGAGAAAGGCTACACCGTTGTTCTTACCGCGCCTCGGCAAAGGTCGCGCGAGAAACTGCGCTCCGCGCTTGCCGACGCAGGTGTGACGGCGCGTCTTTCCTCGGCTGAACTGCCCGCTGGATTCATCATGCCGGAGGCCCGGTTGGCCGTTGTGAGCATCGATGACATTCAGCCCAGATCGACTGCCACCAGGAGAAACGCCGCGGAAGTCGATCCCTCCAAGGTCAAGTTCGCGTTCACTCCCGGCGACTATGTGGTTCATGCGTCTCACGGAATAGCGCTGTTCAAGGAGGTCGGGCGCAAAGAGGTTCTCGGCGTTGAGCGCGAGTATCTTGTGCTGGTATACGCCAAGGGCGACAGGCTCTACGTCCCCGTCGAGCAGATCGACCGCGTCAGCAAGTACGTCGGCCCGCAGGGGACGATGCCGCGCATCACGAGGCTAAACACCGCCGACTGGTCGAAAGCGACGAGCAAGGCCAGGAAGGCGGCGCGCACGCTCGCGTTCGATCTGGTGGACCTCTACGCCAGGCGAGCCTCGGTCACCGGCCACGCGTTTTCTGCCGACACTCCGTGGCAACGCGAGATGGAGGCGGCCTTCCCGTACATCGAGACCCCTGATCAGCTATCGGCTATCGCTGATGTGAAGGAAGACATGGAGTCCGACTCGCCGATGGATCGCCTTATCTGTGGAGATGTCGGCTATGGCAAGACAGAGGTAGCCATTAGGGCCGCGTTCAAGGCCGCCATGGACAACAAGCAGGTGATGATCTTGTGCCCGACGACGATTCTGGCACAGCAGCACTTCATAAACTTCTCTGAGCGCTTCGAGCCGTTCGGTGTTCGGGTGGAGGTTCTTTCAAGGTTCAGAACCCCGGCCCAGCAGGCGGTATCACTTGAAGGGTTCGCCAAGGGCGAAGTCGCCGTTCTTATCGGCACGCACAGACTTCTATCGCGAGACGTTTCGCCCCGTGACCTAGGACTGGTCATCATCGATGAGGAGCAGCGATTCGGCGTCGAGCACAAGGAGCACCTAAAGAACCTCCGTGAGCAGGTTGACGTGCTGGCCATGTCGGCGACCCCGATACCCCGGACGCTGCAGATGTCGCTGTCGAGCGTGAGGGATATGAGCGTGATCGACACACCTCCGGCAAACCGGCATCCCGTCCAGGTCTGTGTCTGCGAGTGGAACGAAGCTACCGTCTCCGAGGCTGTCTGCCGAGAGCTGGAGCGCGGCGGGCAGGTCTACTATGTATCAAATCGCATCGGCGGAATCGATGACGCCGTAAGACGCGTACTCGCGGTAGCACCTGAAGCGAGAATAGGCGTCGCGCATGGAAAGATGAGCGAGAAGCGGCTCGAGCACATCATGGAGAGCTTCTCGGCAGGGGAGTTCGACATCCTGGTGGCCACCACGATCATAGAGAGTGGAATCGACAACCCGCACTCGAACACACTGATCATCGAGGACTCCCAACGGTTGGGGCTGTCTCAGCTCTATCAGCTGAAAGGCCGAGTCGGAAGGAGTCATGTTCGGGCGTTCGCCTACTTCATGTTCCCGAAGATCGATGCGCTTACCGAGCAGGCCGTG
Coding sequences:
- the nth gene encoding endonuclease III, with protein sequence MNPESAIALPAEKRRALAAIYAERLAQAYGDPRPALHYRNSFELLLAVILSAQTTDEAVNRATPELFAAYPTPAALADAEQANVEKLVHSLGFFRQKARNIIATARMITTDFDGQVPDAMEELIQLPGVARKTANIVLGAAFGKVVGIAVDTHVFRLAHRLGLSTEKTPDKVERDLMDVLGPKKWYRVNYDLICHGRAVCTAKKPACEVCFLSDVCPSAYQVTAKVRRSK
- the mfd gene encoding transcription-repair coupling factor: MALIDQLLPSLRSCAEFSAVKRVAEQGADVTLMAPGLIRPLLASALFTLRPRPLLCIVPGEEGARRFTHQLAAFLGPQSVLRFPEFGVAPGSTESPEWQLAGNRASALYSLMEGRPNIVVASARSLLKRLPSPESRLFDPLVLAAGAPLDLKEVARRLQRMGYTRAEIASERGFFAIRGGILDVFPGDISHPVRAELYGDEIETLRKYVPSTGQSIGDIEALEIFRCGEVAQIGLAESLTGLTSYLSPEAAVVLVEPASLFIDAAKRYDELSSAAISKTSVEERFISPGELDFGSFPRMTMLSLLAGEGSVDAKFSARRPEALDTQERFVTGMRSLAEKGYTVVLTAPRQRSREKLRSALADAGVTARLSSAELPAGFIMPEARLAVVSIDDIQPRSTATRRNAAEVDPSKVKFAFTPGDYVVHASHGIALFKEVGRKEVLGVEREYLVLVYAKGDRLYVPVEQIDRVSKYVGPQGTMPRITRLNTADWSKATSKARKAARTLAFDLVDLYARRASVTGHAFSADTPWQREMEAAFPYIETPDQLSAIADVKEDMESDSPMDRLICGDVGYGKTEVAIRAAFKAAMDNKQVMILCPTTILAQQHFINFSERFEPFGVRVEVLSRFRTPAQQAVSLEGFAKGEVAVLIGTHRLLSRDVSPRDLGLVIIDEEQRFGVEHKEHLKNLREQVDVLAMSATPIPRTLQMSLSSVRDMSVIDTPPANRHPVQVCVCEWNEATVSEAVCRELERGGQVYYVSNRIGGIDDAVRRVLAVAPEARIGVAHGKMSEKRLEHIMESFSAGEFDILVATTIIESGIDNPHSNTLIIEDSQRLGLSQLYQLKGRVGRSHVRAFAYFMFPKIDALTEQAVERLAAIQENAELGSGIKIAMRDLEIRGAGSLLGGEQSGNFNAVGFDLFVEMLREAVAEARGEPVVAFPEVRIDLPVAAFLPEGYVTEVDERVRLYRRLAGATGLEALEQIERELLERYGDAPEPAQNLVALAKIKILAAQAEVTRVAVVRDRLQLAPVRPGPATRKSLISAGAVLSEKDFTLTKNLKYGGSAVEAAQEILNVILRES